From one Actinomyces sp. Marseille-P3109 genomic stretch:
- a CDS encoding AraC family transcriptional regulator yields the protein MDLLEDFLAQPHARDAFLLRVVMGRPWSLSVEDKAPLSIIPALSGGGWVTANGSRPHRFEAGEILVVRSPTIYTLSSDQDHDGGTRIGAGQVCSGPDGRDLSDELSTGVRTWGNDPQGEDQLLVGTYRHHSELGRLMLQSLPPWFLVSAPDPELVSLLNRETVHDGFAQSSVLDRLLDVLLVTTLRAWINTGTQNHVSLLSASRDDVVRRATEAVQADPSRKWTVESLAALAGGSRASLTRRFNATLGVSPMTYVTQWRLAMAADLLDRSDATLSAIAHRVGYASPFSFSSAFKSRYGLSPREFRAEAATSRPH from the coding sequence ATGGACCTGCTGGAGGACTTCCTGGCCCAGCCTCACGCTCGCGACGCTTTCCTGCTGCGCGTGGTCATGGGGCGTCCCTGGTCGTTGTCAGTGGAGGACAAGGCGCCGCTATCCATCATCCCCGCACTGAGCGGCGGGGGGTGGGTCACTGCGAACGGATCACGCCCGCACCGATTCGAGGCCGGTGAAATCCTTGTGGTGCGCTCTCCTACTATCTACACCCTGAGCTCGGACCAGGACCACGACGGTGGTACCAGGATCGGGGCCGGCCAGGTCTGCTCAGGCCCAGACGGCCGAGACCTGTCCGACGAGCTGAGCACCGGGGTGCGCACCTGGGGCAATGATCCGCAGGGCGAGGATCAGCTGCTGGTGGGCACCTACCGGCACCACTCCGAGTTGGGGCGACTGATGCTGCAGTCGCTGCCGCCGTGGTTCCTGGTGAGCGCCCCTGACCCGGAGCTGGTCAGTCTGCTGAACCGCGAGACCGTCCATGACGGGTTCGCCCAATCCAGTGTCCTGGACAGGCTCCTGGATGTCCTGCTGGTCACCACGCTGCGTGCCTGGATCAACACTGGGACGCAGAACCATGTCAGTCTCCTCTCCGCCTCCCGGGATGACGTGGTACGCAGGGCCACGGAGGCGGTGCAGGCGGACCCCTCGCGAAAGTGGACGGTGGAGTCGCTCGCGGCTCTAGCAGGAGGCTCCCGGGCCTCTCTCACGAGGCGTTTCAATGCCACGCTCGGCGTCTCCCCCATGACCTACGTGACCCAGTGGAGGTTGGCAATGGCTGCCGATCTCCTGGATCGCAGCGATGCCACCTTGTCCGCCATCGCCCACCGGGTGGGGTATGCCAGTCCTTTCAGCTTCTCCTCCGCATTCAAGAGCCGATACGGCCTCAGCCCCCGTGAGTTCCGCGCCGAGGCTGCCACGTCACGCCCCCACTAA
- a CDS encoding anthrone oxygenase family protein translates to MSLNNIVSACAAVGSAVVGGVYTNFSARVMPWLGSLPDAEAIETMQKFNRTAVQVPFTTFFFGTAIASTWTVVHNVRKTDRGIGDQFSAAGGVLYLAGWVLTIVYNVPRNNRLADVVAGTAEGARVWHMYLDEWTSANSVRAVLSLLGAVALGVGTAMNIFSKSR, encoded by the coding sequence ATGTCACTGAACAATATTGTGTCCGCATGCGCTGCGGTCGGATCCGCCGTTGTCGGGGGCGTCTACACCAACTTTTCGGCCAGGGTGATGCCTTGGCTGGGTTCGTTGCCGGACGCTGAGGCGATCGAGACCATGCAGAAATTCAACCGCACCGCCGTGCAGGTGCCGTTCACGACCTTCTTCTTTGGCACAGCGATCGCCAGCACGTGGACAGTGGTGCACAACGTGCGTAAGACGGATCGGGGTATCGGAGACCAGTTCTCCGCTGCGGGAGGCGTTCTGTATCTGGCGGGCTGGGTGCTGACCATCGTCTACAACGTTCCGCGCAACAACCGCCTGGCCGACGTGGTAGCGGGAACTGCTGAGGGAGCCCGGGTCTGGCACATGTACCTGGATGAATGGACCTCCGCAAACAGCGTGCGAGCCGTTCTCTCACTCCTGGGTGCTGTGGCACTGGGAGTTGGAACTGCCATGAACATTTTTTCCAAATCGCGATGA
- a CDS encoding NmrA family NAD(P)-binding protein, translated as MYVISGASGRIGSVVADRLLDSGLPVRAVVRRPEAAADWASRGAEAVVLDLRDSQKLTEALNDATAFFAMLPFDLFVPDLDQYAVEVVQSVSNAVKDAGVRHTVMLSSGGADLTEGTGPILGLHHMEQALARTGTALTALRPGHFQEKFGDVLGAVLHEGVFPVFASSADTPLPMVATRDIAEIAVQELLADTQISEAVDIVGPEYTERQVAQSLGDALGKPLEVVPIPEPGWMDALVEAGFAPHVAESLADLYRADEHKRLGPRGDRRIRVATDIDTTVRHVLAQEA; from the coding sequence ATGTACGTCATCTCTGGAGCCAGCGGCCGTATCGGTTCAGTCGTTGCCGACCGCCTGCTCGATTCCGGACTCCCCGTCCGTGCTGTCGTCCGTCGTCCAGAAGCAGCCGCCGATTGGGCCTCCCGAGGGGCTGAAGCGGTCGTCTTGGACCTGCGCGACAGCCAGAAGCTCACCGAGGCCCTGAACGATGCGACGGCCTTTTTCGCCATGCTGCCCTTCGATCTTTTCGTGCCGGACCTGGATCAGTACGCCGTGGAAGTGGTGCAGTCGGTCTCCAACGCGGTCAAGGACGCCGGCGTTCGCCACACGGTGATGCTCTCCTCCGGCGGTGCGGATCTGACCGAAGGCACCGGACCGATTCTGGGCCTGCACCACATGGAACAGGCGCTCGCACGGACGGGCACCGCCTTGACTGCACTGCGCCCGGGACACTTCCAGGAGAAGTTCGGGGATGTCCTCGGAGCCGTTCTGCACGAGGGGGTCTTCCCGGTTTTCGCCTCAAGCGCGGACACGCCGCTGCCTATGGTGGCCACACGTGACATTGCGGAGATCGCGGTCCAGGAGCTGCTGGCGGATACACAGATCAGTGAGGCTGTGGACATCGTGGGTCCGGAGTACACGGAGCGCCAGGTTGCTCAGTCGCTGGGTGACGCCCTGGGCAAGCCGCTTGAGGTCGTACCAATCCCCGAGCCCGGTTGGATGGACGCCCTGGTGGAGGCCGGCTTCGCGCCGCACGTCGCGGAGAGCCTGGCAGACCTGTACCGGGCGGACGAGCACAAGCGGCTAGGGCCGCGCGGTGATCGGCGCATCCGTGTAGCCACTGACATCGACACCACGGTCCGGCACGTGCTCGCACAGGAGGCATGA
- a CDS encoding PhoH family protein has product MIRTLTLPEDVAPVTLLGARDEVLRAIEKGFTDVDIHVRGTAVTVSGPAARVDTVVVLLSELIDVARTGTPLTADAVERAIGLLETATRPTEVLTDDILTAHGRTIRPKSLGQKAYTDAIEESTITFGIGPAGTGKTYLAMAKAVDALARKRVSRIILTRPAVEAGENLGFLPGSLTDKIDPYLRPLYDALHDMLEPEALPRLMAAGTIEVAPLAYMRGRTLNDAFVILDEAQNTSPEQMKMFLTRLGFGSRMVVTGDISQVDLPGGRESGLIVVRKILAGVEGISFCELGSADVVRHRLVGRIIEAYARHDAETAAQAAATRPAGPPGRSGRNSQYRRGSSNRPARPYSERNPHDH; this is encoded by the coding sequence ATCATCCGCACCCTCACCCTGCCCGAGGACGTCGCCCCCGTGACCCTCCTGGGCGCACGCGACGAGGTCCTGCGCGCCATCGAGAAGGGCTTCACCGACGTCGACATCCACGTGCGCGGCACCGCCGTCACCGTCTCCGGCCCCGCAGCCCGCGTCGACACCGTCGTCGTCCTCCTGTCCGAGCTCATCGACGTCGCCCGCACCGGCACGCCCCTGACCGCGGACGCCGTCGAACGCGCCATCGGCCTGCTGGAGACCGCCACCCGCCCCACCGAGGTCCTCACCGACGACATCCTCACCGCCCACGGCCGCACCATCCGCCCCAAGTCGCTGGGCCAGAAGGCCTACACCGACGCCATCGAGGAATCCACCATCACCTTCGGCATCGGCCCCGCCGGCACCGGCAAGACCTACCTGGCAATGGCCAAGGCCGTCGACGCCCTGGCCCGCAAGCGCGTCTCGCGCATCATCCTCACCCGCCCTGCCGTCGAGGCCGGCGAGAACCTCGGCTTCCTGCCCGGCAGCCTCACCGACAAGATCGACCCCTACCTGCGCCCCCTCTACGACGCCCTCCACGACATGCTCGAGCCCGAGGCCCTGCCCCGCCTCATGGCTGCCGGCACCATCGAGGTCGCGCCCCTGGCCTACATGCGCGGACGCACCCTCAACGACGCCTTCGTCATCCTCGACGAGGCCCAGAACACCAGCCCCGAGCAGATGAAGATGTTCCTCACCCGCCTCGGCTTCGGCTCACGCATGGTCGTCACCGGAGACATCTCCCAGGTCGACCTGCCCGGCGGACGCGAGTCCGGCCTCATCGTCGTGCGCAAGATCCTCGCCGGCGTCGAGGGCATCAGCTTCTGCGAGCTCGGATCGGCCGACGTCGTGCGCCACCGCCTCGTGGGCCGCATCATCGAGGCCTACGCCCGCCACGACGCCGAGACCGCCGCCCAGGCCGCCGCCACCCGACCCGCCGGACCGCCTGGCCGCAGCGGCCGCAACAGCCAGTACCGTCGGGGGAGCAGCAACCGCCCCGCCCGGCCTTACTCGGAGAGGAACCCGCATGACCACTGA
- the ybeY gene encoding rRNA maturation RNase YbeY: protein MTTEVINETTTVIDAAEFAELADHVLTAMHVSPAAELNIMFIDPEPMEELHVRWLDLPGPTDVMSFPMDELRPGSPDSPTPAGTLGDIVLCPQVAAKQALAAGHSAIEEMLLLTVHGILHLLGYDHAEPEEKKEMFDLQRRLLLTFLAERGK from the coding sequence ATGACCACTGAGGTCATCAACGAGACCACCACCGTCATTGACGCCGCCGAGTTCGCCGAGCTGGCCGATCACGTCCTGACCGCCATGCACGTCAGCCCCGCCGCCGAGCTCAACATCATGTTCATCGACCCCGAGCCCATGGAAGAGCTCCACGTGCGCTGGCTCGACCTGCCCGGCCCCACCGACGTCATGAGCTTCCCCATGGACGAGCTGCGCCCCGGCTCGCCCGACTCACCCACCCCCGCCGGGACCCTGGGCGACATCGTCCTGTGCCCGCAGGTCGCCGCCAAGCAGGCCCTGGCCGCCGGCCACTCCGCGATCGAGGAGATGCTCCTGCTCACCGTCCACGGCATCCTCCACCTCCTGGGCTACGACCACGCCGAGCCCGAGGAGAAGAAGGAGATGTTCGACCTCCAGCGCCGCCTCCTGCTCACCTTCCTGGCCGAGCGCGGCAAGTGA
- a CDS encoding hemolysin family protein yields MTTVPTAALIACAVIVLALGALLSAGESALLGFTRAAADDLIEEGRRGAARVRRLAEHRSRVLASLSVTRVAVDMLAAVLITLAASGLVRAWWQVLALALLANIILLGVVVGFSPRTYGRRNPASTLLALGRLLTWVDILGAPQRRLVSRTRRTEAAPTDAETREAVNEDLREMIDEIGETDTIEDEDREMMRSVVELGQTLVREVMVPRTDMVTIDAHKPASAAMRLFIRSGYSRVPVIGEDADDVRGILYLKDVLRRLAAHPEHEELAVAGFVREAEYVPEMKPADDLLREMQTGRFHMALAVDEYGGTAGLVTMEDLLEEVVGELTDEHDPELPEVVEVAPGTYRVPARLALDELGELFDLEIDDDDVDTAGGLLTKAIGRVPLPGAAGDIQGVHLQAEEAAGRRRQVSTILASRTPAPEEDTDD; encoded by the coding sequence GTGACCACAGTCCCCACCGCCGCGCTCATCGCCTGCGCGGTGATCGTCCTGGCCCTGGGGGCCCTCCTCTCAGCCGGCGAGTCCGCCCTGCTGGGCTTCACCCGGGCCGCCGCCGACGACCTCATCGAGGAGGGCCGCCGCGGAGCCGCCCGGGTCCGCCGCCTCGCCGAGCACCGCAGCCGGGTCCTGGCCTCCCTCAGCGTCACCCGCGTCGCTGTCGACATGCTCGCCGCCGTCCTCATCACCCTGGCCGCCTCCGGACTCGTGCGCGCCTGGTGGCAGGTCCTGGCCCTGGCCCTCCTGGCCAACATCATCCTGCTGGGCGTCGTCGTCGGCTTCTCCCCACGCACCTACGGCCGGCGCAACCCTGCTAGCACTCTCCTGGCCCTGGGCCGCCTGCTCACCTGGGTGGATATCCTGGGCGCCCCGCAGCGCCGCCTCGTCTCCCGCACCCGCCGCACCGAGGCCGCCCCCACCGACGCCGAGACCCGCGAGGCCGTCAACGAGGACCTGCGCGAGATGATCGACGAGATCGGCGAGACCGACACCATCGAGGACGAGGACCGCGAGATGATGCGCTCGGTCGTCGAGCTCGGCCAGACCCTTGTGCGCGAGGTCATGGTCCCGCGCACCGACATGGTCACCATCGACGCCCACAAGCCCGCCTCCGCCGCCATGCGCCTGTTCATCCGCTCCGGCTACTCTCGCGTGCCCGTCATCGGGGAGGACGCCGACGACGTGCGCGGCATCCTCTACCTCAAGGACGTCCTGCGCCGCCTGGCCGCCCACCCCGAGCACGAGGAGCTCGCCGTGGCCGGGTTCGTTCGCGAGGCCGAGTACGTCCCCGAGATGAAACCCGCCGACGACCTCCTGCGCGAGATGCAGACCGGTCGCTTCCACATGGCCCTGGCCGTCGACGAGTACGGCGGCACCGCCGGGCTCGTCACCATGGAGGACCTCCTGGAGGAGGTCGTCGGCGAGCTCACCGACGAGCACGACCCCGAGCTGCCCGAGGTCGTCGAGGTCGCCCCCGGCACCTACCGCGTCCCCGCCCGGCTCGCCCTGGACGAGCTCGGCGAGCTCTTCGACCTCGAGATCGACGACGACGACGTCGACACCGCCGGCGGTCTGCTCACCAAGGCCATCGGCCGCGTCCCCCTGCCGGGCGCCGCCGGAGACATCCAGGGCGTCCACCTCCAGGCCGAGGAGGCCGCCGGCCGCCGACGCCAGGTCTCCACCATTCTCGCCTCCCGCACACCCGCACCCGAAGAGGACACCGATGACTGA
- the era gene encoding GTPase Era, which yields MTDTADHTDPAARDDQPQVPTDAFKEASTEPLEMPEPGPAPAGFRFPTDAELMDGPNPLTDPDEEEADDEGETENDEADDEPDGSDVAVLLDADGFPILNEDGDADETAGTADTADSTRVEITVPDFPEDFRAGFACIVGRPNAGKSTLTNALVGAKIAITSGRPQTTRHNVRGVIHKDKAQIVLVDTPGLHRPRTLLGKRLNDLVRETLTDVDVVVFCIPANEKIGPGDRFITRDLAELRTPVVAVVTKADTVTREALAAQLLAVSELGEWADIVPVSAQRNEQIDVLEEVLLKHMPLSPPLYPTGEITDEPQQVMIAELVREAALEGVRDELPHSLAVVVDEIADPDDEREVGRIKGVGGRLQVRVSLVVERDSQKAIIIGRGGRRLKEVGVNARKGIEELLGRKVYLDLHVRTAKDWQSDPKALARLGF from the coding sequence ATGACTGACACCGCCGACCACACCGACCCCGCAGCCCGCGACGACCAGCCGCAGGTGCCCACTGACGCCTTCAAGGAGGCCTCAACCGAGCCCCTCGAGATGCCCGAGCCCGGCCCCGCCCCGGCCGGCTTCCGCTTCCCCACGGATGCCGAGCTCATGGACGGCCCCAACCCGTTGACCGATCCTGATGAGGAGGAGGCCGACGACGAGGGCGAGACTGAGAACGATGAGGCCGATGACGAGCCCGACGGCTCCGATGTTGCTGTCCTGCTGGACGCCGACGGCTTCCCGATCCTGAACGAGGACGGCGACGCAGACGAGACTGCCGGCACCGCCGACACTGCCGACTCGACCCGCGTCGAGATCACCGTCCCCGACTTCCCCGAGGACTTCCGCGCCGGCTTCGCCTGCATCGTGGGCCGCCCCAACGCCGGCAAGTCCACCCTCACCAACGCTCTGGTCGGCGCCAAGATCGCCATCACCTCCGGACGTCCACAGACCACCCGCCACAACGTGCGCGGCGTCATCCACAAGGACAAGGCGCAGATCGTCCTGGTCGACACCCCCGGTCTCCACCGCCCCCGCACCCTGCTGGGCAAGCGCCTCAACGACCTGGTGCGCGAGACCCTCACCGACGTCGACGTCGTCGTCTTCTGCATCCCCGCCAACGAGAAGATCGGCCCGGGCGACCGCTTCATCACCCGCGACCTCGCCGAGCTGCGCACCCCCGTGGTCGCCGTGGTCACCAAGGCCGACACCGTCACCCGTGAGGCCCTGGCCGCCCAGCTCCTGGCCGTCAGCGAGCTGGGGGAGTGGGCCGACATCGTCCCGGTCTCAGCCCAGCGCAACGAGCAGATCGACGTCCTCGAGGAGGTCCTGCTGAAGCACATGCCCCTGTCCCCGCCGCTGTACCCCACCGGCGAGATCACCGACGAGCCCCAGCAGGTCATGATCGCCGAGCTCGTGCGCGAGGCCGCCCTGGAGGGCGTGCGCGACGAGCTGCCCCACTCCCTGGCCGTCGTCGTCGACGAGATCGCCGACCCCGACGACGAGCGCGAGGTCGGCCGCATCAAGGGGGTGGGCGGGCGTCTTCAGGTACGCGTGAGCCTCGTCGTCGAGCGCGACTCCCAGAAGGCCATCATCATCGGCAGGGGCGGCCGGCGACTCAAGGAGGTGGGCGTCAACGCCCGCAAGGGCATCGAGGAGCTGCTGGGCCGCAAGGTCTACCTCGACCTGCACGTGCGCACGGCCAAGGACTGGCAGTCCGACCCCAAGGCCCTGGCCCGGCTCGGGTTCTAG
- a CDS encoding bifunctional proline dehydrogenase/L-glutamate gamma-semialdehyde dehydrogenase, protein MTNTAVPSPPQPDAGTARRRCPDDLWVLGELAVARARRWTDESASEPVPRSAKLLSRILADPDGLTFTTRFVDDVVRPTDLDVASDALKRLSSGRTDFLPPALAGAMGLGSTASRLAPRTVTAVARRVFREIVGDLVVDATDKGLGPALARLRKGGNRLNVNLLGEAVLGEKEAARRLAEVSRLVTRDDVDYVSVKVSAVTGPHNPWGFEEVVAHGVRALLPLYRLARDNGTFLNLDMEDYKDLDLTIAVFTAILDQEDMRGYEAGIVLQAYLPDSLGAMQRLQEWASRRVAEGGSRIKVRVVKGANLSMEKVDAEIHGWELTTWPSKQATDTNYKRMLSWAMTPERTRAIRLGVAGQNLFDIAFAYELRAARGVEDSVEFEMLSGMATGLQEVVRRDTGHLLLYVPVVDPHEFDVAISYLVRRLEENAAPENFMSDVFDLAADEAVFDRERDRFLAALADLDPDAPVPEPNRRQDRLAERGAGIREETGTLEERAGRPFVSEPDSDPALAANRQWARDIAAAIPDSTRGVAEVQAGAARLTTNAEVDALVAATAEAAGVWQSLDPAERASALHRVGDVLAARRAELIEVAGSEVGKTIDQSDPEVSEAIDFCHHYAESSLLLHDSEHMVGARFTPVDVTVVASPWNFPLAIPTGGVAAALAAGSAVVLKPAPPAKRCAAELVRAFHDAGIPEDLVVLAPLEDGDVSRHLVTHRGVERVVLTGSYDTARLFRSWKPDMHLLGETSGKNAIIVTPSADPDIAVRDAVYSAFAHAGQKCSASSLLVLVSSAGTSERIARQLVDATASLRVRLPRSLDSQMGPVVVPDDEKAVRGLTTLGPGEHWVLKPRYLGDGLWTPGIRAGVVPGSEFHLTEYFAPVIGVMRVDTLQEAIEAVNAVDYGLTSGLQTLDATDLAIWLEGVQAGNLYVNRGITGAIVRRQPFGGWKRSAIGFTTKAGGPSYLLGLGEVEPARHQGAGEPDGLGEQGTVALDPRMASLCDAVSSWLDGADLAELRRALVADASAWRTGYGANRDVTGLACERNILRYRAVDVVVRAGQGTALADVVRVMAAGVRAGGFISLSVADRLPQPLQNALLAAGVQAAVEDQGTWDVRLAELAASGGLGTRVRVIGPREEASAARWSHASRVTGGSPDIALYTGAVTACPHSELLPFLREQAVAITNHRFGTPLDLAEGLL, encoded by the coding sequence ATGACGAACACCGCCGTTCCCAGCCCGCCCCAACCCGACGCAGGCACCGCAAGACGCCGCTGCCCCGATGACCTGTGGGTGTTGGGGGAGCTGGCCGTCGCTCGAGCGCGCCGGTGGACTGACGAGTCGGCCTCCGAGCCGGTACCGCGCTCGGCCAAGCTCCTCTCCCGGATCCTGGCCGACCCCGATGGCCTGACCTTCACCACGCGCTTCGTCGACGATGTCGTGCGCCCCACGGACCTCGACGTCGCCAGTGACGCCCTCAAGCGCCTGTCCTCGGGCCGCACCGACTTCCTGCCACCCGCCCTGGCCGGGGCCATGGGCCTGGGCTCAACCGCCTCCCGCCTCGCCCCGCGCACCGTGACAGCCGTGGCCCGACGGGTCTTCCGCGAGATCGTCGGCGACCTCGTCGTCGACGCCACCGATAAGGGCCTCGGCCCGGCGCTGGCCCGCCTGCGCAAGGGCGGGAACCGCCTCAACGTCAACCTCCTGGGCGAGGCCGTCCTGGGGGAGAAGGAGGCCGCCCGCCGCCTGGCCGAGGTCTCCCGCCTCGTGACCCGCGACGACGTCGACTACGTCTCTGTGAAGGTCTCCGCCGTCACCGGACCGCACAACCCTTGGGGCTTCGAGGAGGTCGTCGCCCACGGCGTCCGGGCTCTCCTACCGTTGTATCGCCTGGCGCGTGACAACGGCACCTTCCTCAACCTGGACATGGAGGACTACAAGGACCTGGACCTGACGATCGCCGTCTTCACCGCGATCCTGGACCAGGAGGACATGCGCGGCTACGAGGCCGGTATCGTCCTGCAGGCCTACCTGCCCGACTCCCTGGGCGCCATGCAGCGCCTCCAGGAATGGGCCTCCCGGCGGGTGGCCGAGGGCGGATCCCGCATCAAGGTCCGCGTCGTCAAGGGAGCCAACCTGTCCATGGAGAAGGTCGATGCGGAGATCCACGGCTGGGAGCTGACCACCTGGCCCTCCAAGCAGGCCACCGACACCAACTACAAGCGCATGCTCTCCTGGGCGATGACGCCGGAGCGCACCCGTGCGATCCGCCTGGGGGTGGCCGGCCAGAACCTGTTCGACATCGCCTTCGCCTACGAGCTGCGTGCCGCGCGCGGTGTCGAGGACAGCGTCGAGTTCGAGATGCTCTCCGGGATGGCCACCGGTCTGCAGGAGGTCGTGCGCCGCGACACCGGCCACCTGCTGCTCTACGTGCCCGTCGTCGACCCCCACGAGTTCGACGTCGCCATCTCCTACCTGGTGCGCCGCCTGGAGGAGAACGCTGCCCCCGAGAACTTCATGTCCGACGTCTTCGACCTGGCCGCCGACGAGGCGGTCTTCGACCGCGAGCGCGACCGCTTCCTTGCCGCCCTGGCCGACCTCGACCCGGACGCCCCGGTGCCCGAGCCCAACCGCCGCCAGGACCGCCTGGCCGAGAGGGGGGCCGGCATCCGGGAGGAGACCGGGACCCTGGAGGAGCGGGCCGGGCGCCCCTTCGTCTCCGAGCCCGACTCCGACCCCGCCCTGGCCGCCAACCGCCAGTGGGCCCGGGACATCGCCGCCGCCATCCCGGACTCCACGCGGGGCGTGGCTGAGGTTCAGGCCGGGGCCGCCCGCCTGACCACGAACGCCGAGGTCGACGCCCTCGTGGCCGCCACCGCCGAGGCAGCCGGGGTCTGGCAGTCCCTGGATCCGGCCGAGCGGGCCTCCGCCCTGCACCGGGTCGGCGACGTCCTGGCCGCCCGGCGCGCCGAGCTCATCGAGGTCGCCGGCTCCGAGGTCGGCAAGACCATCGACCAGTCCGACCCGGAGGTCAGCGAGGCCATCGACTTCTGCCACCACTACGCCGAGTCCTCCCTGCTCCTGCACGACAGCGAGCACATGGTCGGGGCCCGCTTCACGCCCGTGGACGTCACCGTGGTCGCCTCGCCCTGGAACTTCCCGCTGGCGATCCCCACCGGGGGCGTGGCCGCGGCCCTGGCGGCAGGCAGCGCCGTCGTTCTCAAGCCCGCCCCACCGGCCAAGCGTTGCGCCGCCGAGCTCGTGCGCGCCTTCCATGACGCCGGGATCCCCGAGGACCTCGTGGTGCTCGCCCCGCTGGAGGATGGTGACGTCTCCCGCCACCTGGTGACCCACAGGGGAGTCGAGCGTGTGGTCCTCACCGGCTCCTACGACACCGCTCGCCTCTTCCGCTCCTGGAAGCCGGATATGCACCTGCTGGGGGAGACCAGCGGCAAGAACGCCATCATCGTCACCCCTTCTGCCGACCCCGACATCGCCGTGCGCGACGCCGTCTACTCGGCCTTCGCCCACGCCGGCCAGAAGTGCTCGGCCTCCTCGCTGCTGGTCCTGGTCTCCTCGGCCGGCACCTCCGAACGCATCGCCCGCCAGCTCGTGGATGCCACCGCCTCCCTGCGGGTGCGCCTGCCGCGGTCCCTGGACTCGCAGATGGGGCCCGTCGTCGTGCCCGACGATGAGAAGGCCGTGCGCGGCCTGACCACCCTGGGACCCGGCGAGCACTGGGTGCTCAAGCCCCGCTACCTGGGTGACGGGCTGTGGACGCCCGGCATCCGGGCCGGGGTCGTGCCCGGCAGCGAGTTCCACCTCACCGAGTACTTCGCCCCCGTCATCGGGGTGATGCGGGTGGACACGCTTCAGGAGGCCATCGAGGCGGTCAACGCCGTCGACTACGGGCTCACCTCCGGGCTCCAGACCCTGGACGCCACCGATCTGGCGATCTGGCTCGAGGGAGTCCAGGCCGGAAACCTCTACGTCAATCGCGGCATCACCGGGGCGATCGTGCGTCGTCAGCCCTTCGGTGGCTGGAAGCGCTCGGCCATCGGCTTCACCACCAAGGCGGGCGGCCCCTCCTACCTGCTGGGGCTGGGGGAGGTCGAGCCCGCCCGCCACCAGGGTGCGGGGGAGCCCGATGGCCTGGGCGAGCAGGGAACCGTCGCCCTCGACCCGCGCATGGCCAGCCTCTGCGACGCCGTCAGCAGCTGGCTCGACGGCGCCGACCTGGCCGAGCTGCGCCGCGCCCTGGTGGCCGACGCCTCCGCCTGGCGGACCGGCTACGGCGCTAACCGCGACGTGACGGGTCTGGCCTGCGAGCGCAACATCCTGCGCTACCGGGCGGTCGACGTTGTCGTACGCGCGGGGCAGGGAACCGCCCTGGCCGACGTCGTGCGCGTCATGGCGGCCGGGGTGCGCGCCGGCGGATTCATCAGCCTGTCGGTGGCCGACCGTCTGCCCCAGCCGCTGCAGAACGCGCTGCTGGCCGCCGGCGTCCAGGCGGCGGTCGAGGACCAGGGGACCTGGGACGTCCGCCTGGCCGAGCTGGCCGCCTCCGGAGGCCTGGGCACACGCGTGCGGGTCATCGGCCCACGTGAGGAGGCCTCGGCTGCCCGCTGGAGCCACGCCAGCCGGGTGACCGGTGGAAGCCCCGACATCGCCCTGTACACGGGCGCCGTGACGGCCTGCCCGCACTCCGAGCTGCTGCCCTTCCTGCGCGAGCAGGCGGTCGCCATCACCAACCACCGTTTCGGCACCCCGCTGGACCTGGCCGAAGGCCTCCTGTAG